The following are encoded in a window of Eleutherodactylus coqui strain aEleCoq1 chromosome 12, aEleCoq1.hap1, whole genome shotgun sequence genomic DNA:
- the LOC136586745 gene encoding uncharacterized protein yields the protein MDQLVLQIKEAVASQGPDWLMRMAAEIGATPSGEAGAGEVQPAQMASSAPRGRPQRRRIPPTRLSPSPAVKKGAQNASPRPARSNVGGGARPQRSAAGGSMGATGRSAGRPEETPEGLTGTSAAASGADERRASRTERQGERAAASRASYGYSMRPRGVSRNWDRVRHAVASPERSQPGPSHPSFPSAGPEDELEDGEIQGTPPDSGCQRGMLPGDLMGDSRRELTTLIRNSVAESTWKRYNAIWKRWLMAAGGQFPEGARARAVTLDVIAELRRRGASASSARKHLSAIAFLLRLHGRRDVTKEFVFGQILKGWKKEGSSRDDRRPITFELLKAMLNVLGAVCKDESEVLLFRVAFSLAFFAALRLSEIVAPSCRKLGGLRFEDVLCGTDDIKICIKKSKTDVYGAGEWLRLTALGTAACPVALLRQFLSRHSGKGQLLAHASGAPLTKFQFGAVMRTCLKRLGFEPSEFGTHSFRIGAATSAFACGLRGDEVKRVGRWRSEAYKSYVRPNLRVL from the exons ATGGACCAGCTCGTTCTGCAAATCAAGGAAGCAGTTGCCAGCCAGGGACCTGACTGGCTGATGAGGATGGCCGCGGAGATCGGTGccacgccgtcgggagaagccggggcaggagaagTGCAGCCGGCGCAGATGGCATCCAGCgcgccccgcggaagaccccagagaaggaggattccccctaccaggctgagcccgagcccagccgtgaagaagggggCCCAGAACGCAAGCCCGAGACCTGCGCGTTCGAATGTCGGTggcggagcgcggccgcagcgctcGGCGGCAGGAGGCAGCATGGGCGCAACCGGAAGAAGCGCCGGAAGACCAGAAGAAACCCCCGAGGGACTTACCGGGACttcagcagcggcatcaggagcGG ATGAGAGGCGGGCCTCACGTACCGAAAGGCAGGGCGAGCGGGCCGCAGCCTCCAGGGCGTCCTATGGCTACAGCATGCGaccccgtggtgtctcccgtaattgggacagggtacgacacgcggtggcgagtccGGAAAGGAGCCAACCGGGACCGAGTCACCCGTCTTTCCCCTCGGCAGGGCCGGAGGACGAATTGGAGG atggagagattcagggaactccacccgacagcggatgtcaaaggggtatgttgcccggcgatcttatgggagatagtagaagagagctcacgactctgattcgcaactccgttgcggaatcgacgtggaagCGATATAATGCTATATGGAAAAGGTGgttgatggcagcagggggacaattCCCTGAGGGAGCGCGGGCAAGAGCGGTGACGTTAGACGTGATAGCGGAGCTGCGGCGTCGCGGTGCATCGGCGAGCTCGGCGCGCAAGCACTTATCGgccattgcgtttttgttgcgcctgcacggaCGGCGCGACGTGACTAAGGAGTTTGTCTTCGGACAGATTCTcaaaggttggaaaaaagaagggtcgtcaagagacgacaggcggccgataaCATTTGAGCTGTTAAAGGCGATGCTgaacgttttgggagcagtgtgcaaagaTGAAAGCGAGGTGCTGCTCTTTCGGGTGGCTTTTTCGttagcgtttttcgcggcattgagACTGAGCGAAATAGTGGCCCCCAGCTGTAGGAAGCTGGGGGGGTTGCGTTTCGAAGATGTTCTATGCGGTACAGACGATATAAAGatatgcatcaaaaagtccaagactgatgtgtatggcgcaggcgagtggctGCGCTTGACGGCGTTGGGGACAGCGGCGTGTCCTGTGGCGTTGCTGAGACAGTTTTTGTCACGGCACAGCGGAAAAGGACAACTATTGGCGCATGCTTCAGGAGCCCCACTGACCAAGTTCCAGTTTGGGGCGGTTATGCGCACATGCTTGAAGCGATTAGGTTTCGAGCCCAGCGAGTTTGGCACGCATTCTTTCAGGATCGGCGCAGCGACGTCTGCTTTTGCTTGCGGTTTAAGAGGAGACGAGGTGAAGCGAGTTggacgctggaggtcggaggcgtacaAGTCGTACGTCCGACCAAATTTGAGAGTGTTATAG